The genome window GCGCCGCTAGTTTGTCGCCGAGCCAGTCCCTGCCCTGCGTGCCGCGCACAAGCAACACGCGGCGGGGCAACTGCGGCAAGCCGCAAAGCACTTCCCACAGGGCTTCGGAATCGTGGCTGAGTGCATTGCCATCAGGATGCAGAACTGTTGTATTCGCGCCAAAACCCGCCAATTCGCGCAGTCCTTGCGCGCTGGCCGGGCCGACTGTTGCGACGGTCGTCTGCGTGGGCCAAGGGGTCTGGCCATCAACGCTGGCGAGCTGATCCAAATATTGCCGGGCGGCGTTGCCGCTCACAAAGACCGCCATGTCGAAATCGGCCGGGCGCGGCAAGTCTGCGGCGGCAACCGGCAAGGGATGGATTTCCAGCGCGGGCAGGATGCAGGTCGACCAGCCGGCGTCTTGAAGACGGCCGGCCAGCGCCTCGTTGCGGCCCGCAGGCCGCGTCAGGACGGCGACTCGCGGCGTTTCGGCGGCTGCGGGCGCCTTGTCCATCAGTCTTCGGACCGGGGTTCTTGCAGCAGTTCCTGCAGGATGGCCTGAGCTCCGGAATCCAGTAGCTCTTGCGCAGCGGCTTCGCCAATGGCATTGGCCTCGGCCACAGGACCGCTGCGGGTCGTATGAACCATACGCAGGCCATCCGGAGACGCGACCAGCGCACGCAAGGACAAGGTGCCGCCAGAGATTTCGGCGAATGCCGCCAACGGCACCTGACAGGAGCCGCCCAGCCGGCGCGACACCGCGCGTTCGGCCACCACGCAGGACGTCGTGCCAGCGCTGATCAGCGGCGCGAGCCACCCGCGCATATCGTCGCGGTCATCACGGATTTCGATGCCCAAAGCGCCCTGCCCTGCGGCCGGCAAGCTGTCGGACGGGTCCAGCAGGCTGCTGATTCGCGCCCCCAGGCCCAAACGTTCCAGACCGGCAGCGGCCAGCACAATGGCGTCGTATTCGCCTTTATCGAGCTTGCCCAGGCGAGTGTCCAGATTACCGCGCAGCGGCTTGACCACAAGTTCGGGATAGCGTGCGCGAATCTGGGATTCACGGCGCAGGCTGGACGTGCCCACGACTGCGCCAGCCGGCAAATCGGCAAGCGTAGCGTAGTGGTTGGACACGAAGGCATCGCGCGGGTCCGCGCGATCAAGAACGGCGCAAAGCTCGAACGGGGCTTGCAGATCGACCGGCACGTCCTTTAAGGAGTGCACGGCCAGATCGGCGCGCCCATCGAGCAACGCATTTTCGAGTTCTTTGACGAACAGTCCTTTGCCACCCACTTTTGACAGTGTGCGGTCAAGGATCTGATCACCTCGGGTCGTCAGGGTAAGAAGCTCAACCGCGCACGCTGGGTACAGCGTGCGCAGCCGGTCGCGCACATGCTCGGCTTGCCACAGGGCAAGCCGGCTGGCGCGGGTCGCGATGACCAGGCGTTGCGGAAGAGACACGTGAGGTCATCAAACAAAATTGGAGACGATGACCGTCGCGACTACCCCGAGGATGGCCAGCACGAAAAGGCCCTGAAGGAGGCTCAGGCCCGATTCGGATTGCTGGGGATCGACGGATCTACGCAGACTCATGTGCTGATTCCTTGGAAGCGGTTTTGCGGCTTGCCAGCCACCGTCCAAGGACAACAACGAGCAAGGCGCCAATAATTTCTGCACCGATTTTAACCGCAGTCGGCTGAACACCGAATTGACGTTCGACAACAACATCGGTAATCAGCATGCCGCCAGCGATCCAGCCCAGCAGCGCGGCACCCAGCGTAATGACGAGCGGATACTTGTCGATCAGCTTGAGAACCAGCGTGCTGCCCCAGATGATGATCGGCACACTGACGATCAGGCCGAAGGCCACCAGACCGATCTGGTGGTCGGCATGGGCGTTCTGGGCCGCGCCGGCAATGGCGATCACGTTGTCCAGGCTCA of Achromobacter seleniivolatilans contains these proteins:
- a CDS encoding TerC family protein; translated protein: MLEFFQTLSWAAVFQIILIDILLGGDNAVVIALACRNLAPKQRMQGILWGTAGAIILRVVLIAFALTLLSIPFLKVVGGLLLVWIGVKLLIPEDDAHGNVKGGTSIAAAIKTIIIADFVMSLDNVIAIAGAAQNAHADHQIGLVAFGLIVSVPIIIWGSTLVLKLIDKYPLVITLGAALLGWIAGGMLITDVVVERQFGVQPTAVKIGAEIIGALLVVVLGRWLASRKTASKESAHESA
- the hemC gene encoding hydroxymethylbilane synthase, which translates into the protein MSLPQRLVIATRASRLALWQAEHVRDRLRTLYPACAVELLTLTTRGDQILDRTLSKVGGKGLFVKELENALLDGRADLAVHSLKDVPVDLQAPFELCAVLDRADPRDAFVSNHYATLADLPAGAVVGTSSLRRESQIRARYPELVVKPLRGNLDTRLGKLDKGEYDAIVLAAAGLERLGLGARISSLLDPSDSLPAAGQGALGIEIRDDRDDMRGWLAPLISAGTTSCVVAERAVSRRLGGSCQVPLAAFAEISGGTLSLRALVASPDGLRMVHTTRSGPVAEANAIGEAAAQELLDSGAQAILQELLQEPRSED
- a CDS encoding uroporphyrinogen-III synthase encodes the protein MDKAPAAAETPRVAVLTRPAGRNEALAGRLQDAGWSTCILPALEIHPLPVAAADLPRPADFDMAVFVSGNAARQYLDQLASVDGQTPWPTQTTVATVGPASAQGLRELAGFGANTTVLHPDGNALSHDSEALWEVLCGLPQLPRRVLLVRGTQGRDWLGDKLAAHGVAVTRHAAYMRRPAAWDAGQLASLRRWADTGAGATWLITSGEGADAVRASLDAAGLASWWEQCGFVLTHPSLTRRVPQPCHGATSSAVVKICLPNDESIFQAFVAD